In Podospora pseudoanserina strain CBS 124.78 chromosome 5, whole genome shotgun sequence, a single window of DNA contains:
- a CDS encoding hypothetical protein (EggNog:ENOG503P1WY; COG:S): protein MSSPARSLVYSLTWWSRIFWGFVENDFLTFAVPNTIFGIIGAAAGSSAGLVTGPDPSPVDILKRCPTVLLFNAYNLLIFDLANQRSPESIAEDRENKPWRPIPSGKITPEKTRQALLCLLPVALWLNYSFNVWNEGLLIQLLTWYYNDLRAGDSVFRDAILATSYGLFNLASLRLAIGPHNSVTHRGHTWTALISAVILTTIHIQDIKDQEGDRQRSRKTVPLLFGDGVARLALAFCVLFWSCACASFWQLTWRSYALPVGLSGFIAWRVLTKREAREDARTWRLWCLWHSMLYAGPLFGRA from the coding sequence ATGTCGTCGCCGGCTCGGTCCCTCGTCTATTCTCTGACCTGGTGGTCCCGAATCTTTTGGGGATTTGTCGAGAATGACTTTCTCACTTTTGCTGTTCCCAACACAATATTTGGCATCATAGGAGCAGCGGCTGGGAGCTCTGCTGGACTCGTCACCGGACCAGATCCGTCACCCGTCGACATCCTTAAGCGTTGCCCCACGGTCCTCCTGTTCAACGCCTATAACCTCTTGATCTTTGACCTTGCGAACCAACGATCGCCCGAGTCGATTGCTGAAGACCGTGAAAACAAACCGTGGCGTCCGATCCCATCGGGCAAGATCACCCCAGAGAAGACTCGCCAAGCactcctctgcctccttcCGGTGGCACTGTGGCTGAACTACAGCTTCAATGTTTGGAATGAGGGCCTCCTAATCCAGCTTCTTACCTGGTACTACAATGACCTTAGGGCCGGCGACTCAGTCTTCCGTGATGCCATCCTAGCCACATCATATGGTCTTTTCAACCTGGCTTCGCTCCGGCTGGCCATCGGCCCCCACAACAGCGTCACTCATCGCGGCCACACGTGGACGGCGTTGATCAGCGCCGTTATCCTCACCACGATACACATCCAGGATATCAAGGACCAGGAAGGTGATCGCCAGCGCAGCCGGAAGACCGTCCCTCTCCTTTTTGGGGACGGGGTGGCGCGCTTGGCGCTGGCCTTCTGCGTCTTGTTCTGGTCCTGCGCCTGCGCCTCCTTTTGGCAGCTTACATGGCGCAGCTATGCCTTGCCGGTTGGCCTGAGCGGATTCATCGCCTGGAGGGTGCTGACAAAGAGGGAGGCTCGCGAGGATGCGCGCACATGGCGGTTATGGTGTCTCTGGCACTCAATGCTCTATGCAGGCCCCCTGTTCGGCAGAGCATGA
- a CDS encoding hypothetical protein (EggNog:ENOG503NWYT; COG:Q) gives MDPRLWLATVSGAVTLGYLAIRKLLDYDPREPPLAPQRIPIISHMIGLYRRTYNYYSDVYAATGAPIFTVPLPGQKMYVVSSPDLIQSIQRQHRAFSIDPILMKFSSIIAGSSKESDAILQHNVYGDDGDHGVAHESHIALRDGTKPSNIDEMNRDMLREVSSSLDLLEPPIGQRKRIKLYSWLRTTLTSATTRAVYGPMNPYNDQSIADAFWEFEQGIMPIIINILPTLFARKAIAARAKVSQAFYKYYTSNGQESASLLTRLRYGVATRNKLPVEDIAKIEIGGTIAIMVNTIPAAFWTLFYVHANPALLASIRAEVEACIETARGEDGTVTRTINIVTLKANCPLLLSSYQETLRYVGMGTPVREVTQDTYLDGYLLKKGALIQMPTRVVHSDPKLWGENANDFVPERFLPENKSSRPKESCFRTFGGGKTLCPGRHFATNEILAVVAAFVARLEMEPVDKEKGWEAPTSWNTGAAGQIMAPDRDVEVDIKRREGVEEGWRWVVRVDKGDKVFRMVTEDFGDE, from the coding sequence ATGGACCCAAGACTGTGGCTTGCCACCGTCTCCGGGGCTGTGACCCTGGGGTACTTGGCCATTCGCAAGCTCCTCGACTACGACCCGCGCGAACCTCCACTCGCTCCTCAGCGTATTCCAATCATCAGCCACATGATTGGGTTATACAGGCGAACCTACAACTATTACTCTGATGTCTATGCAGCAACTGGAGCGCCAATCTTCACTGTGCCGCTCCCAGGACAGAAGATGTACGTCGTTTCAAGTCCAGACTTGATCCAGTCGATACAAAGGCAACACCGAGCCTTCTCCATCGACCCCATCCTCATGAAATTCTCAAGCATCATagccggcagcagcaaggaaTCAGACGCCATCTTACAGCACAACGTCTACGGCGATGACGGTGACCACGGCGTTGCTCACGAAAGCCACATCGCTTTGAGAGACGGAACCAAACCATCCAACATTGACGAGATGAACCGCGACATGTTACGTGAAGTCTCCAGCTCTCTCGACTTGCTCGAACCCCCCATTGGCCAAAGAAAACGCATAAAACTCTACTCCTGGCTTCGcacaaccctcacctcgGCCACGACCAGAGCCGTCTACGGCCCTATGAACCCCTACAACGACCAGTCGATCGCCGATGCCTTCTGGGAATTCGAGCAAGGCATCATGCCCATCATAatcaacatcctccccaccctcttcgcccGCAAAGCCATCGCCGCCCGAGCCAAGGTCTCCCAAGCCTTTTACAAATACTACACCTCCAACGGGCAGGAGTcagcctccctcctcacccgcctCCGCTACGGTGTCGCCACACGGAATAAGCTCCCCGTCGAGGACATCGCCAAGATTGAGATCGGGGGCACGATCGCCATCATggtcaacaccatccccgcTGCCTTTTGGACCTTGTTCTACGTCCACGCCAACCCTGCCCTTTTGGCGTCCATCCGGGCTGAAGTGGAGGCGTGCATTGAGACTGCTCGTGGCGAGGACGGGACGGTCACAAGGACAATCAATATTGTCACGTTGAAAGCCAACTGccctctgctgctgtcctCCTACCAGGAAACACTTCGTTATGTGGGGATGGGCACGCCAGTGAGGGAAGTAACGCAGGACACATACCTGGACGGGTATCTCCTCAAGAAAGGCGCGCTCATCCAGATGCCCACTAGGGTAGTCCACTCTGACCCGAAGCTCTGGGGGGAGAACGCCAATGACTTTGTCCCGGAGAGGTTCCTGCCCGAAAACAAATCTTCTCGCCCGAAAGAGAGTTGTTTTAGGACCTTTGGAGGAGGCAAGACGCTTTGCCCCGGAAGGCACTTTGCTACGAATGAGattttggctgtggtggcgGCTTTTGTTgcgaggttggagatggagccgGTGGACAAGGAAAAAGGGTGGGAGGCGCCGACCAGTTGGAATACGGGGGCTGCGGGGCAGATTATGGCTCCTGATagggatgttgaggttgatatcaagaggagggagggagtggaggagggatggaggtgggtggtgagggttgatAAGGGGGACAAGGTCTTTAGGATGGTTACGGAGGACTTTGGGGATGAATAG
- a CDS encoding hypothetical protein (antiSMASH:Cluster_4; EggNog:ENOG503P598; COG:S), translating into MVLLSNLLTLLVSLIHIYILLLETTLWTHPAYGRKIFRMTEEFAQQTRLLAVNQGVYNGFLALGLLWGIWHPVPMVGQQVKLFFLGCVSFAGGAGALTVGRRVFWVQSVPAMVAGIAVVAWG; encoded by the coding sequence atggtcctcctctccaacctccttACCCTCCTGGTCTCCCTAATCCACATttacatcctcctcctcgaaaCAACCCTCTGGACACATCCCGCCTACGGCCGCAAGATATTCCGGATGACAGAGGAATTCGCACAGCAGACAAGATTGCTGGCGGTGAATCAGGGGGTCTATAACGGGTTTTTGGCATTGGGCCTGCTCTGGGGGATATGGCATCCTGTGCCGATGGTCGGGCAGCAGGTCAAGTTGTTTTTCCTCGGTTGTGTCTCTTTTGCTGGTGGGGCTGGGGCGTTGACcgtggggaggagggttttttGGGTGCAGAGTGTGCCTGCGATGGTGGCGGGGATTGCGGTTGTGGCTTGGGGGTAG
- a CDS encoding hypothetical protein (EggNog:ENOG503NUJG; COG:H; CAZy:PL1) has protein sequence MKLLGLSVFLALAQATPTPTLPEENTVRLEKRASISEAATLGFASLNGGTTGGAGGTVTTVSTLPEFTAAVGEKNTTPTIVVIRGVITGNEKVRIGSNKSIIGLPGSGLRGIGLHFRRQNNLIVRNIVSSFVVASTAEDALKIEGSTNVWVDHCEFHSTLNSDKDFYDGAVDSSHGSDFITVSHTYFHDHWKTSLVGHSDNNGSQDKGKLRITYANNYWKNVNSRAPLLRFGTAHIYNSFYENMSSAVNTRMGAQALVQSNVFRNVTAAVVSQDSKEVGFAVLEGNELGGGLANAPAGNLGSSSIPYSFSLLGAGAVPSRVPAEAGAILKF, from the exons ATGAAGCTCCTCGGTCTCAGTGTATTTCTCGCTCTGGCCCAGGCCACACCCACCCCTACTCTCCCTGAGGAAAATACGGTGAGGCTGGAGAAAAGAGCCAGTATCTCAGAGGCAGCGACCCTGGGATTTGCCTCTTTGAACGGAGG AACGACTGGAGGTGCAGGTGGTACAGTAACGACTGTGTCCACGCTCCCTGAGTTCACCGCCGCTGTTGGCGAGAAGAATACGACCCCAACCATTGTGGTAATTCGTGGAGTTATCACGGGCAACGAGAAGGTCCGCATTGGGAGCAACAAGAGTATCATTGGCCTGCCCGGTTCTGGCCTGAGGGGCATTGGCTTGCACTTCCGCAGACAAAACAACCTCATCGTACGCAACATCGTCTCCTCCTTTGTTGTGGCGAGCACCGCTGAGGATGCACTCAAGATCGAG GGAAGCACCAACGTCTGGGTCGACCACTGCGAATTCCACTCCACCCTGAACAGCGACAAGGACTTCTATGACGGCGCTGTTGACTCGTCCCACGGCTCCGACTTCATCACCGTCTCCCACACCTACTTCCACGACCACTGGAAAACCTCCCTCGTCGGCCATAGCGACAATAACGGCTCCCAGGATAAAGGTAAGCTGCGCATTACGTACGCCAACAACTATTGGAAGAACGTGAATTCACGTGCACCGCTTCTCCGCTTCGGAACGGCCCACATCTACAACTCTTTCTACGAGAACATGAGCTCGGCTGTCAATACCCGAATGGGCGCTCAGGCGCTAGTTCAGAGCAACGTCTTCCGTAATGTTACGGCTGCCGTCGTCAGCCAGGATTCCAAGGAGGTCGGGTTTGCGGTTCTGGAGGGCAATGAGCTTGGTGGCGGCCTTGCCAATGCCCCGGCTGGGAACTTGGGGTCGAGCAGCATTCCCTATTCTTTTTCTCTGCTGGGTGCGGGTGCGGTGCCGTCGAGGGTGCCTGCTGAGGCTGGTGCTATTCTCAAGTTCTGA
- a CDS encoding hypothetical protein (antiSMASH:Cluster_4; EggNog:ENOG503NUPE; COG:S) — translation MENIVFSPDLTVADNVVLENLSGEIETGLLGANLESIKARRDSRDISALQSFNDPKSQFFDPTVLSTYDLRHLRRTLPVIVDKNVVAPYIASARRIVRHETDVVMATHLILYFSTSVPSAIWLFYNFTYLHGVLHFLMQAWYTGSYTLMRHQHIHQNGVLTKDSSLVRLFDMYFPYVTDPLMGHTWNSYYYHHVKHHHVEGNGPDDLSSTLRYQRDDLFHFLHYLGRFFFFVWLDLPLYFFRKGQTVNGARILFWELFNYFSLLILYQLHSKATTFVFLLPLLLMRLGLMVGNWGQHAFVDPDEPDSDFRSSITLIDVASNRYCFNDGYHTSHHLNPRRHWREHPIAFLQQKRKYAEEKALVFHNIDYLMITVKLLQKDYDHLARCLVPIGQEQIELSMKDRAEMLRGLTRRFTEEEIREKFPRAGQKQKEL, via the exons ATGGAAAACATTGTTTTCAGTCCTGATCTTACCGTTGCCGATAATGTGGTTCTTGAAAACCTCAGCGGCGAAATCGAGACTGGGCTCCTCGGGGCCAACCTCGAGTCGATCAAAG CCCGAAGAGACTCTCGTGACATAAGCGCTCTGCAATCATTTAACGACCCGAAGAGCCAGTTCTTCGACCCTACCGTCCTCTCGACCTACGATCTTCGACACCTGCGCCGTACACTGCCTGTCATCGTCGACAAGAATGTAGTAGCGCCATACATTGCATCGGCACGTCGCATCGTGCGCCATGAGACGGATGTGGTCATGGCGACACACCTGATCCTCTACTTCAGCACCTCGGTGCCCAGCGCCATTTGGCTGTTCTACAACTTCACCTACCTCCACGGCGTCCTTCACTTTCTCATGCAGGCCTGGTATACAGGCAGCTACACCCTGATGAGGCATCAACACATCCACCAAAATGGCGTTTTGACCAAAGACTCTAGTCTGGTACGCCTATTCGACATGTACTTTCCCTACGTCACCGATCCATTGATGGGCCACACATGGAACAGCTACTATTACCACCACGTAAAACACCATCACGTCGAGGGCAACGGACCGGACGatctctcctccaccctccgaTACCAGCGCGACGATCTGTTTCACTTCCTCCACTACCTCGGccgtttctttttcttcgtctGGCTCGACCTCCCACTGTACTTTTTCCGCAAGGGTCAAACTGTAAATGGCGCCAGGATCCTCTTTTGGGAGCTCTTCAACTATTTTTCCCTTCTCATACTCTACCAACTACACAGCAAAGCGACGACGTTTGTCTTTCTCCTCCCGCTTCTCCTTATGCGCCTTGGCTTGATGGTTGGCAACTGGGGCCAGCACGCGTTTGTGGACCCTGACGAGCCTGACTCGGACTTCCGCTCGAGTATCACCCTCATTGACGTCGCT AGCAATAGGTACTGCTTCAATGACGGCTACCACACCTCGCACCATCTCAACCCGAGACGGCACTGGCGCGAGCACCCCATCGCTTTCTTGCAGCAAAAGAGGAAATatgccgaggagaaggcgttgGTGTTTCACAATATCGATTACCTGATGATTACGGTGAAGCTTTTGCAAAAGGATTACGACCACCTCGCGAGGTGTTTGGTGCCCATTGGGCAAGAGCAGATTGAGCTTTCGATGAAGGACCGGGCGGAAATGCTGAGGGgtttgacgaggaggtttacggaggaggagattagGGAGAAGTTTCCCAGGGCGGGACAAAAGCAGAAGGAGTTGTGA
- a CDS encoding hypothetical protein (antiSMASH:Cluster_4; EggNog:ENOG503P6EH), translating into MDTSKMTPEIMALAADFPMAAPPPGVTANLDNPTSDAWQIFVLDGFCTALMLAFTAARIFSTTWLGQRVNRIHELVFYTGFVTSLAAVTITICAMTGKSPYAIQTWNVRLGDFKKIHLVSAHLFQVITPMAQFFVKCSVLLLYYNIFSVLRWMRMATTISIVLLFAFQFSVAIATAVNCSPTTGQDVFSYLMAFSQPRCFKGRLYWLVMGIGSVIVDVGMIILPLPAVWSLRLPLKRKLAVSAMFLVGLFGLISSILTLHYRVIWYHKELNDTYGVPLWSTAIAEITVGVIVSCMPALAVIWRKIRTPPSTKLSSGARATMGKSFGRSFGAMTFTDHRSQLDGDDSYAQVYCPRETTVNTAWPSPELEAVSMQEHGYRPSGPAGAMKGKQSDVWVSQLG; encoded by the exons ATGGACACGTCAAAGATGACCCCAGAAATCATGGCACTCGCCGCTGACTTCCCGAtggcagcaccaccgcctgGGGTGACAGCAAACCTTGACAATCCGACGTCGGATGCTTGGCAAATTTTTGTTCTCGATGGATTCTGCACAGCACTTATGCTCGCTTTTACGGCCGCCCGAATATTTTCGACAACATGGTTGGGTCAACGGGTGAACCGCATTCACGAGCTGGTGTTCTATACAGGCTTCGTCACCAGCCTCGCTGCGGTGACGATAACCATATGCG CAATGACAGGCAAGAGTCCTTACGCGATACAGACCTGGAATGTCCGACTGGGAGACTTCAAAAAGATCCACCTCGTGTCTGCCCATTTGTTCCAAGTAATCACGCCCATGGCGCAGTTCTTCGTTAAATGCTCGGTCCTTCTTCTCTACTATAACATCTTCAGCGTTCTTCGATGGATGAGAATGGCAACAACGATCAGCATCGTGCTCCTATTCGCCTTTCAGTTTTCGGTAGCCATCGCTACGGCGGTCAACTGCTCGCCAACGACCGGCCAAGACGTTTTCAGCTATCTCATGGCCTTTTCTCAGCCTCGGTGCTTCAAAGGTCGGCTCTATTGGCTCGTCATGGGTATTGGGTCTGTCATCGTCGATGTGGGCATGATAATTCTGCCGCTGCCGGCAGTTTGGAGCCTGAGGCTTCCCTTGAAGCGCAAGCTGGCCGTATCCGCAATGTTCTTGGTTGGGCTCTTTGGGCTGATCTCGAGTATCCTGACACTTCACTACCGAGTGATTTGGTATCACAAGGAGCTCAACGATACGTACGGGGTGCCCTTGTGGTCAACCGCCATTGCCGAAATAACCGTCGGAGTTATCGTCAGTTGCATGCCGGCACTGGCTGTGATTTGGAGGAAGATCAGGACTCCCCCGAGCACCAAGCTGTCGTCAGGAGCGAGGGCAACGATGGGAAAGTCGTTCGGCAGGTCGTTTGGTGCGATGACTTTTACGGATCACAGGTCTCAGCTGGATGGCGATGACAGCTACGCGCAAGTCTACTGCCCTCGGGAAACAACCGTCAACACTGCCTGGCCAAGTCCCGAACTCGAGGCCGTCTCGATGCAGGAACACGGATATAGGCCCTCGGGACCAGCTGGGGCCATGAAGGGCAAGCAAAGCGACGTTTGGGTGTCGCAGCTGGGATGA
- a CDS encoding hypothetical protein (CAZy:GH109; SMCOG1079:oxidoreductase; COG:S; antiSMASH:Cluster_4; EggNog:ENOG503NZK5): MTTQPKKRYALVGTGGRSYFFYSAIATTYSSTSCIVGFCDTNQTRLNYALSRLTSLGHPPVPLYLASDYDRLISETKPDEVIVTTVDRTHHIYIIRALQLGCNVVSEKPMTIDAPRCQAIFDAVNETKRNVRVTFNYRYAPHNTKIYELLHSGAIGEVTSVHFEWLLNTSHGADYFRRWHRDKRNSGGLLVHKSTHHFDLVNFWLKTRPLSVYAQADLKFYGKENAELRGVTKFYDRVRGNEEGNAKDDPFALDCSKVETLKSLYLDAEHEDGYFRDQSVFGDGISIEDTMNLLVRYKNGAVMTYSLTAYAPWEGLRVNFNGTKGRIEMEVVENSYVNSGGDQSLEGCLERSTILLRPLFEPPGEVEIGEAKGAHGGGDDVLLQDLFGEPVSDEYMRAASHVDGAASILTGIAANRSIATGQVVFVDDILKVPDN, encoded by the coding sequence ATGACAACACAACCCAAGAAACGCTATGCCCTCGTCGGCACCGGCGGCCGCTCCTACTTCTTCTACTCGGCCATCGCAACAACCTACTCATCCACCTCGTGCATCGTCGGCTTCTGCGACACGAACCAAACCCGCCTCAACTACGCCCTCTCCCggctcacctccctcggccaCCCCCCGGTCCCTCTCTACCTTGCCTCCGACTACGACAGGCTCATCTCCGAAACCAAACCAGACGAAgtcatcgtcaccaccgtCGACCGCACCCACCACATCTACATCATCCGCGCCCTCCAACTAGGCTGCAATGTCGTCTCGGAGAAACCAATGACCATCGACGCCCCTCGGTGTCAGGCCATTTTCGACGCTGTCAACGAGACCAAAAGAAACGTCAGAGTCACCTTCAACTACCGCTACGCAccccacaacaccaaaatCTACGAGCTCTTACACTCCGGCGCCATCGGCGAGGTGACCTCAGTCCACTTCGAATGGCTGTTGAACACCTCGCACGGGGCAGACTATTTCCGCCGCTGGCACCGCGACAAGCGCAACAGCGGAGGGCTACTGGTCCACAAATCCACTCACCACTTCGACCTCGTCAACTTCTGGCTCAAGACAAGACCTCTCTCCGTCTACGCGCAGGCAGACCTCAAGTTTTACGGCAAAGAAAACGCCGAGCTGAGGGGCGTGACCAAGTTTTATGATCGAGTCAGGGGCAACGAGGAGGGAAACGCAAAAGATGACCCGTTTGCGCTGGACTGCAGCAAGGTCGAGACGTTGAAGAGTTTGTATCTTGATGCTGAGCACGAGGATGGTTATTTTCGGGATCAGTCCGTTTTTGGAGATGGCATCAGCATAGAGGATACGATGAATCTGCTGGTCAGGTACAAGAATGGGGCGGTCATGACGTATTCTTTGACGGCATACGCGCCGTGGGAGGGGCTGAGGGTTAATTTCAATGGGACCAAGGGACGGATagagatggaggtggtggagaataGTTATGTCAATTCGGGAGGGGATCAGTCATTGGAGGGGTGTTTGGAACGGAGCACCATCTTGCTGAGGCCGTTGTTTGAACCgcctggggaggtggagattggggaggCAAAGGGGGCgcatgggggaggggatgatgtCTTGTTGCAGGATTTGTTTGGGGAGCCGGTGTCGGATGAGTACATGAGGGCTGCCAGCCACGTGGATGGAGCGGCGAGTATCTTGACGGGGATTGCGGCGAATAGGTCTATTGCTACGGGGcaggtggtgtttgtggatGATATTCTGAAGGTGCCTGATAACTAG
- a CDS encoding hypothetical protein (antiSMASH:Cluster_4) translates to MRAQTKHFAVGIMISSSLQLAVTAMLTMTSTVSAQPDDARLGHGRLLPRVVCADAGDTPCDTDCCASTQRCASLAMVGWACWETDTAYMSTYTDPDLNTMLITAHDGSAPLTTTTTEADLSTMPISAHGSSSITGAPTSSRTGTAAGATTTTNNGERVGLNSFGLVMTAAMLGLYLL, encoded by the exons ATGAGAGCCCAGACCAAACATTTTGCTGTCGGCATCATGATCTCTTCCAGCCTTCAGTTGGCCGTCACGGCCATGTTGACCATGACGTCGACAGTCTCGGCTCAACCGGATGACGCGCGGCTCGGCCACGGGAGGCTTCTCCCGCGTGTCGTCTGCGCTGATGCGGGCGACACACCGTGCG ATACCGATTGTTGCGCATCAACCCAACGATGTGCCTCGCTCGCCATGGTTGGGTGGGCATGCTGGGAGACCGACACCGCCTACATGTCGACATACACAGACCCCGATCTCAACACCATGTTGATCACAGCTCATGATGGCTCTGCCCCcctgacaaccaccacaactgaGGCTGACCTCAGCACCATGCCCATTTCTGCCCACGGAAGCTCTTCCATCACCGGTGCCCCGACATCCAGCAGAACTGGAACCGCCGCTGGTgctaccacaaccacaaatAACGGTGAACGTGTTGGATTGAACAGCTTCGGATTAGTCATGACGGCAGCTATGCTGGGATTGTATCTCCTCTAG
- a CDS encoding hypothetical protein (antiSMASH:Cluster_4; EggNog:ENOG503P433; COG:S), with protein MSIKSLSIDLLSRRRPSSVRPAALKTINMAPKSLAITAMSLFLSLASATPVTLEARDLLNPIGATATADQEKWSPALDYDTDSCYNTVAISPTGQLNAGQDPGKGQNEILSFCRKEDRLTKRNVYVRSKCNNGWCAHMYDYYFESDFGIGGHRHDWEHIAVWVQNGELKFVSASEHGKWNIRFPGQNPQIRFEGGTHAKIVYHKDGAGTHAFRYATGGDEPPENHWQSWRWGVGAGLLNWDWIAGNLRTTLSQKDWGSAEMAVRDKDGNAWNFGWYLDRSRYYCVTELECPGNLAGAFNPWA; from the coding sequence ATGAGTATAAAGAGCCTTAGCATCGACCTTCTGTCTCGTCGAAGACCATCATCAGTCAGGCCAGCAGCCCTCAAGACGATCAACATGGCTCCCAAGTCCCTCGCCATCACGGCGAtgtccctcttcctctcccttgcctccgccacccccgTCACACTCGAAGCGAGAGAtctcctcaaccccatcggcgccaccgccaccgccgaccAAGAGAAATGGTCCCCGGCCCTCGACTACGACACCGACAGCTGCTACAACACTgtcgccatctcccccacagGGCAGCTCAACGCCGGCCAAGACCCGGGCAAAGGCCAAAACGAAATCCTGAGCTTCTGCCGCAAGGAAGACCGCCTCACCAAGCGCAACGTCTACGTCCGGTCCAAGTGCAACAACGGCTGGTGCGCGCACATGTACGACTACTACTTTGAGTCTGACTTTGGCATTGGCGGCCACCGCCACGACTGGGAGCATATCGCCGTTTGGGTCCAGAACGGGGAGCTCAAATTTGTGAGCGCGAGCGAGCATGGCAAGTGGAATATCAGGTTTCCTGGGCAGAACCCCCAAATTAGATTTGAGGGGGGGACGCACGCCAAGATTGTGTACCACAAGGACGGGGCGGGGACGCACGCGTTTCGGTATGCGACCGGGGGGGATGAGCCGCCGGAGAATCACTGGCAgagttggaggtggggggtgggcgcTGGGTTGTTGAATTGGGATTGGATTGCTGGGAATTTGAGGACGACGCTGTCGCAGAAGGATTGGGGTTCGGCGGAGATGGCTGTGAGAGACAAGGACGGGAATGCGTGGAATTTCGGGTGGTATTTGGATCGCTCTAGGTACTACTGTGTGACTGAGCTTGAGTGCCCGGGTAACTTGGCTGGCGCGTTCAACCCCTGGGCTTGA
- a CDS encoding hypothetical protein (EggNog:ENOG503P2MX; COG:O) has translation MSSLLSIALMAFLAVTSTASPLAANSKPSTTAASVPTYTPLTPAEIKALQTELLLAPSYKDKEKVLFPPNNGGSANNVSFQFVPSNGPAPQDGSVIVGSVDSIPGLIGTNVAAAIGFIGPCGLNVPHLHPRGNEFLTVVSGTLIGAFLLEPDGPFVGDVPQVAMTLSNYTGMLFPQGHTHWQFNPTCEQAVFSAAFDSNDEGRFQVAQTFFSSMPDNVLTASLGNPTFLGPKQLDQLRGIIPSAFVVMVDSCAKACGIKTA, from the coding sequence ATGAGTTCCCTTCTCTCGATCGCCTTGATGGCCTTTCTCGCTGTCACCTCAACGGCGTCACCCCTAGCGGCGAACTCGAAACCGTCCACGACCGCCGCCTCGGTCCCCACATATACACCCCTTACCCCAGCCGAGATCAAGGCCCTGCAGACTGAGCTACTCCTCGCCCCCTCgtacaaggacaaggagaaggtcctcttcccccccaacaacggCGGCAGCGCCAACAACGTTTCCTTCCAGTTCGTCCCCAGCAACGGCCCAGCCCCCCAAGACGGTAGCGTCATCGTCGGCAGCGTCGACTCCATCCCAGGCCTGATCGGCACCAACGTCGCCGCAGCCATCGGCTTCATCGGCCCCTGCGGCCTCAAcgtcccccacctccacccccgcggGAACGAGTTCCTGACCGTGGTCAGCGGCACCCTCATCGGGGCCTTTCTCCTCGAGCCGGACGGGCCGTTCGTCGGGGACGTCCCCCAGGTCGCCATGACGCTGAGCAACTACACCGGCATGCTGTTCCCGCAGGGGCACACGCACTGGCAGTTCAACCCGACGTGCGAGCAGGCTGTGTTTTCGGCCGCGTTTGACAGCAATGATGAGGGACGGTTTCAGGTTGCGCagacctttttctcctccatgCCCGATAATGTGCTCACGGCGAGCTTGGGGAATCCTACGTTTTTGGGACCGAAGCAGCTGGATCAGCTGAGGGGGATTATCCCTAGTGCTTTTGTTGTCATGGTGGATAGTTGTGCCAAGGCTTGTGGGATCAAGACTGCTTAG